The Methanophagales archaeon genome segment ACATTGGTTATATACACATCTGCTCTTTCCAGTGCAACTGAACGCAGTAATTCATCAAGAATCCGCCCGGCTTTGCCAACAAAAGGTCTACCCTGTAAATCCTCATAATAGCCCGGTGCTTCTCCTATAAACATTATTCCAGTAGATATTGAGCCTTCACCAATAACAGGATTGGTCCTTGTCTTCCACAATTCGCAAAGCTTGCATACCCTTATCTTCGATTCCAGATTCTTTATCTTTATACCTCGCTCTGCCATATCCATCGTGTCCATCGTATCCATCGTATATCGAATCTTATCTTTTATTTTATTCCCCTATTCTTATTCTTGTTATCAAATAAAGAGATAACGACAATGACGGAGTTAAGAGAAGGGATGCGTGTGCGGATAAAGAAGGAATCAGTCACATACGAGGGGATTGTGATGCCATCAACAACCCCTAATCTGGTTATCAAGCTCGATAATGGATACAATATCGGGATACGCACGGAAGATGCAGAGATAGAGGTTATCGGTGAAGGACAAAAGAAGGAGGAGAGTGTGCAGGAGGGGGGAATAAAAGTCAGGGAAAGGGGAGATTTGCCACAGCTCTCTATTCTCTCTACTGGTGGTACAATAGCTTCCAGAGTGGATTATAGAACTGGCGCGGTCTCACCTCAGTTCTCTACACAGGATATTCTCGATGCGATACCGGAATTGGGTGAGATCGGTACTATCAAAGGCAGGGTGGTTTATAGCATACTCAGTGAGAATATGCGTGCAACATACTGGAAGGAATTAGCCACAGAGGTATACAATGAGATTAAGAACGGTGCCTATGGTGTAATCATCACGCATGGCACAGATACGATGGGTTATACCGCTTCCGCGCTCTCATTTATGCTCCAGACTCCTGTACCGGTGGTTTTGGTGGGCTCACAGCGGAGTTCAGACCGCCCATCCAGTGATGCTGCAATGAATGCAATCTGTGCAGCGAAGGTAGCATGCAGTGACCTTGGTGAGGTGGTTGTCGTGATGCATGGCACTACATCTGACGATTTCTGCTATATTCACAGGGGCACAAAGGTGAGGAAGATGCATACCTCGGCTCGAGACGCGTTCCAATCGGTGAATTCAGCACCCATAGGGAAGGTCTATTACAATAACAATGCAGGAGATACAACAGGCTTACAGATACGGGTTGAGTTCCTGTCACCGCATGCGCATCGTGGTGATAATGATTTGGAATTGATGGCGGAACTTGAGACTAAATGCAGCCTCATAAAGTTCTATCCCGGTGCGGATCCGGATATAATAGATTATTTCGTGGCACGTGGTT includes the following:
- the gatD gene encoding Glu-tRNA(Gln) amidotransferase subunit GatD — encoded protein: MTELREGMRVRIKKESVTYEGIVMPSTTPNLVIKLDNGYNIGIRTEDAEIEVIGEGQKKEESVQEGGIKVRERGDLPQLSILSTGGTIASRVDYRTGAVSPQFSTQDILDAIPELGEIGTIKGRVVYSILSENMRATYWKELATEVYNEIKNGAYGVIITHGTDTMGYTASALSFMLQTPVPVVLVGSQRSSDRPSSDAAMNAICAAKVACSDLGEVVVVMHGTTSDDFCYIHRGTKVRKMHTSARDAFQSVNSAPIGKVYYNNNAGDTTGLQIRVEFLSPHAHRGDNDLELMAELETKCSLIKFYPGADPDIIDYFVARGYKGIVLEGTGLGHVSAEWIPHVERVIRDGIPVIMTSQCLYGTVCDRVYDTGRDLLRAGVIEGKDMLPETALVKLMWVLGQTEDMEEVKQLMQENIAGEISDRRVPKGEGSRSQA